From Drosophila santomea strain STO CAGO 1482 chromosome 2R, Prin_Dsan_1.1, whole genome shotgun sequence:
TCTTCGAGagcgaggacgaggacgaatCCATTGAGCTGCGACTGGTGAGGCTCCATCCTCTTGATACACTGATACacttcccattcccattcagGATATGAAGGAGATGCTGTTCCTCAAGTTCGACCTGGACAAGGACACCAACATTGGGGTGGACGAATACTACGAGGTGGTCCGCCGACAGCCCATGCTGCTGGAGTGCTTTGGTCGCGTGTTTCCCCCGAATCCCCAGATGGAGGTCCTTGCTCTTTGCGCCAATGTAATGTCTTGGTTTGACGACTGCCCCAATCCCAGGATTATGATGAAACCAGACGCCGGGAAGACCGGCTAGCTAACAGGACGTCCGGGAACGCATGTCTATCTTACCAGATACGTAAATTGTGAGACGTCTAAAATTGAAAGTGCATTAAAATGAagtaatttacatttttattacatttattatttataacgGTTTATCCGTTACTTTTCAATATTATATTACCGGTAAAGTCGCTTCGTTGCGGCTGCCTCGATAACGATACCGATTAGTTGATATGTCGGGATTGTCTCATCCCTATTGCACGCGACCCACCAATCCAGTCAACCAAAGAAACGGCAGCGAAATGGCCACGGAGGAGCACCAGCGCCTGGCCAGCATCGTGAAGAGCTGCCACGAAAGCCTGCGCCAGCTGACCAAGGAGTATGGGGCCACAGCGGCCTGGCAGGAGCACACGAGTCCCAGAAACGCCAAGCAACTGGCGGAGTACGCCAAGGCAATGAAGCAACTGGCGGCCATATGGGAGACCAACGATGGGAAGGTGGAGCTGCAGGCACGCAGTCGCATCAAGTGGGCCATCGACTACATCACCAAGTACTTCTTTACCGAGGGCATATACTTGCAGAAGCGCCAGCGGGAGCAGCGTCTCCTGGAATCCTACAAAGCCGAGGGAAAGCTGGGCGATTGCACCTGCAGGCTGATGGAGGAGCCGCCGGACAGGCTGCACGTGCTGGATGTGGGCAGCTGCTTCAATCCCTTTTCCAGTGCTCCGCACTTGGAGGTGACCGCCCTGGACTTGTGTCCCGCCACCGAAGATGTGCTGCAGGCGGATTTCCTTAAGGTGGAAGTGGTACCCGGAATAGGGGAACCTGAGCTGGAGAATGGCAGCGTGAGAAGGCTACCAGCAAACCACTACGAGTGCGTCATTTTCAGTTTGCTACTGGAGTACATGCCCAGCGCCGAGCAGAGACTGCAGTGCTGCCTCCAGGCCTACGATCTGCTGCTGCCCGAGGGCATCCTCGTGCTCATCACACCGGACTCCCAGCACGTTGGCAAGAACGCCCACCTCATGAAGAACTGGCGCTACTCCCTGGCCAGGATTGGCCTGCTGCGGGTACGCTTCGAGAAGCTGCCGCACATATCGTGTATGGTGTTCCGCAAGGCCATCAGCCGGGAGCTCTCGCAGCACTGGGCGAGCATTCACCGGGAGGAGGGGATGTGCGAGGAAATTCGGATACCGCAGGACGATAGCTAGATGGCTAGATAAGATTTAGCCCCCATAAATCGATGTAAATATATGTCCACGTCTACTTATTTATGGCTTAACTTATCTGTGTTAAGTGCGAGTTAATAATAATGGTTGATGATTTATCTACTATCTATGGATGTCGTAAATGGACAAATGCTATTGCTTCTGTTCCGACGACTGTGGGAACAGAGCGCCGCTCGCCTGGCGCTTCTTCATCGCAGTGGTGGCACCCTGCGAAATCTTCATGATGTTCGGTGGCAGCGGCTTCTTGCGATCCGCCTCCCACTCGGCTCGGTGCAGCCGCTGGCGGTGCTTGTACATGTTGGCGTTGGAAAAGAACGTCATGGGGCAGTTGGGACAGGTGTACAGCACCTCGCCGGTGTGGGTTGATGTGTGCTCCTGTAAATTGGGTTTCTTAATCTTGGATTTCTCTGGAAGGAGCCCAACACTCACCCTCAGATCCTGTGGACGCTTAAATGCCTTTTCGCACATCCCGCACTTGAACTTTCGCTCACAGAGGTGGTTGTGGTAGATGTGGCGCTTCAGGGCTCGGGAGTTGGTGGATGTCTTGTTGCAGATGTGACAGCGATGCTCGCCGCCCGGCGGCTCGTGCACCGTGTTCATGTGCTGCTTAAGTCCGGACAGGTGGCGCAGCCAGGTGCCGCAAATCTCACACTGCACGGGATCGGGCTTGGGACGCGGTTCCTCGGAATGTTCCAGCTCGTGATGCTTTTTGAGATTCGTTTGTGAACGCAGCGTTTTGCCACACTTATCGCAGATGATGGCCGATTCCGGATCATGCATGTAACGCAAGTGCTCCTTTAGTTTACGTTCCGTAGGAATCCTGAAAGCATTAAGGGATTAGCTGGGGGTTGTTCATATGCAAAACACACGATAGACAATTACTTCTTGTTGCACTCTGGACAGGAGTATTTAAACTCGGATTTGGGGACATGCTTGGAAACGTGGTGGTACTCTATGGCCGCCTTGGTGGTGAAGCTCTTGGGACACTTCTCGCACTGATAGACCCGCTTTTCCTTCGGCTCCGCCTTGACTTCCgcacttgtgtgtgtttgtacgTGTACCTCCAGGGAGCGCGAGTCCTGGAACACGCGCCCGCACTGGGAGCACGTAAAGTGTTCTGGGTTCTTGTGGACCAACACGTGCTCCGCCAAAGTCTTGCGCAGGTGGAACTTTCTCCCGCAGCATTCGATGAAGCCAGATTCGATGTTGTGGGAAACGCGTTGATGGCGTCGCATGTCCGCAAAGTTCTGCACCAGTAGATTGCAGACGGCGCACGGAAACTTTTTAAAGAACTCCAGGATAATCCCATCGTATTCGTCTTGCTGGAGCTTCCTCCGCTCAATCTCCTCGCGACTCAGGCGAACGGGTGGAACCAGTGGCTTTTCCCGTTTCTGGTACTTCTTGGGCTTAACCACTGGCTTCCGCTTGGGAATCTCGGCGTAGCGTTCCTCCGGCTCTATGTCCGGTAGGCTGTGGTCGGAGTCCTCCCCACTGCTCTCGCTGGAGGAACTGGAGCTGTCCTCCGTGCCCAAGACGGCGTGGACTCCCACAAACTCATCATCGGAGTCCACTTCCCTCTTTGGAGAAGTGGGGGATTCCGGCTTAGCTTTGGGCGGGCGTCCTCTTCTCGTGCTCCTTCGTAGCTGGCGCCCCTTGTTCGTCTCGCTGTTTTTCGCGGAACTAATTGAACAGCTCTTTGTATCTGAGTTTAGAAAATCGGCCAAAGGTGCATCCGAATCACTGTCCATTGGCAGTTCGTTTTTAATGCGCCGCTTTGAATGCGGTGAGCCTTCGCTTGGGACACCCAACCGTTTCGGAGCTGTTCTGGTTTCCGTTTTAACTGGGTCTTCCCAGAGTTCCACCTTCGGCAGGGGTTCCAGTTCGTTTGCCTCTACTTTGACCTCGCTGGGCGCAAAGAAGCCCTCCGCCAAAGCGTCCAGCTCCACAGAATACAGCGGATTAATGGCCTCCTCCGTCTGACCACAAAACTCAATGGGTTCGCTTTTGGAATCCCTGCTCTGCTGCTGGTGCAGGCAGGATACCCGCTGGTGGAACTCCTCGAAGCTGCTAACGCAGTCCCAGCACTCCCGACAGACCTCCGCATCACTGCCCGCCGTAAGAACCTACGAATAGCGGAGAGTTTAGTCCGGTGCATCAAAAACTTGCGATTATGGCGCAGAGCTTACCTCGGAAAACGAAAAGTGCTTGTTGATGGTCGCCCTAATGTTTAGACGGACGCCCTCGGCGGACTCTAGGCCGTAGCCGGCATTGGAGCTGGCCAGGCAGAGCACGCAGACAGTCATGACGTAACCGGATGCACTGGCTCAGTCCTAATCCTGCCTCATTTCCACACAAAGTTTTGTTTACgattttgcaaaaatttgttttccaaaGCAAGGCAGAGTTGCCAGGGGCGTGCGAAAAGTTTGGTGAGCCGATAGTATCGCTCATTAACCAtttgggaaataaaaaaacatgttGAATGTGCTGATCTTTGTATTGAAGAGTACTAAAAGCAACTTTCATTTTGTgtgaataaaataattattttaattattaattttagaGGCTTTTATTAACTATAGTTACTCTACATTATAGTTACACCCTAACGCCTTTTAGCTCGCAGCTAGACGCCGTGGAAAGGTACTAGTGCTTggaaaaataccaaaacataACGCACATTGCAATATCAGCTGTTTCCTTGGTTTTGAAAAGTAGTTAGAGATCGGagtttaaacaattttacTGCATTATTCAGACGCACGTGCCCCAAATGGGCAAAAGCAAGAAGAAGTGGGATCCCAAAAAGGCCAAACTGATAAAGCAACATTGGCACAAGCGCGGATCGGCCTCCAAAATGGCTTCAAATATCCTGCTGATGCTGGCGGCCGAGGATCCCAAAAAAGGCGGCTATCCTAAGAACACGGTAAGTTCCTTGTTTTATAGAGGAAATGCGTTTTGGCGTCGCTTTGAGCTCGCGTCGACGGCACGCGCAGTTTCGGTTTTCCCGCGAGTGGTAACCATGTGGAGGTGGGGCTTCTTTGGGCAGTGCGCAATCGCCAGCGCCCTGCACCCCACATTCCCAGTGAATAGTGAAAAGTTCCAGAAAGACCAGCTCCAGCCAACTGAATCATCGCTGCCGAAATCAGCAACTCCGAATCCAAGAGGCCAAAGTATCACCTACAACCCACCAAGTATGGAGAAGATCTGGAAGAAGGTGTGCGAGCACCACGATGTGCCCGAGCAGGTGGCCAACGAGTGGTTCGCCCGCATCCAGCAGCACCTGAGCTCCGAGGATCCCGCTCGCGCCTACCACAATTGGGAGGAAATGATGCGGCGCAAGGAGCCGCACTTGGCGGGCGTGGCCAATCCCAACATTGTGCTGGCCGCCTTCTTCCAGTACTACCACTTCGATGGCAACCGCAGCTGTGCCGAGAAGAACTGCGAGGTCTTTGAGGAGTTTTGCCACGATGCCGTCATCGAGGATGTGAGTAAGCGTGCGGGATAACTGAGCCTCTATACTGGGAGTGTTTTTTGCCTTGAACAGGACCATGCAAAAAGTCTGGTATGCAATTTGCTAGGGCGCAAGACCCCGGAGAACCAGTTGACCTGGTGCCATGACGACGAGGCCAACTTGCTGCAGGACGTAGACTTGGTGGTCCTGGCGTGAGTATCCTTACAATCATCTATACATCATTTGTGTATCTCATACTCACTTATACAACTGAAGTGCTTCGCCGGAGGAGTACAAGCACTATACAACTCTCCTGCGCTCGGAGTACGCCAATCTGGACGATGCCACCTACAAGGCCATGCGCATGAAGGTGCTGGAGACCTTGCTGATGATTCCCTCCATCTACGCCACTGGAGACTACCACGATAAGTACGAAGAGCTAGCCCGCACCAACATTCGCAACGAGATCAGCGAGCTTAAGAAGCAGTAAACCGGAGTTTGGAGGATCGGGATGCGACGGGGCTGCTTTGTTTACTGCTATTGAGTTGTGTACTTACTGGCCGTTTTACCTCGTTTGACTGCAAGGCACTCGTGTATTGGTTGAGAAACCTCCTCTGCCGAACATCTACTTAATTTTACTCCTAAGTGAAGTGTAATCAAAATCATTTTCCTAGTTAGTGTGTACGCCTAGATATATACGTAAGCCCTGTAGACTCCAACTCACAATAAATTTGATGTAAATGATGTACCAAAAAATGCAGTATTACTCAAAGCACTTAAAGAACCACTGAAACTAACTTCGCAGTAAGTAGGAAAAGTAACAATAGAGAAGCTTTTCCAAAAATATGATAAAGTCACAATTCGGTTAAAACTAATAACATcaaatttttccaaatagGTTGCACAACCAGAAACAGGGGCCTCCACTTCAAACACCAAAATGCCCAAACCAGCGGTTAAGCC
This genomic window contains:
- the LOC120444506 gene encoding S-adenosylmethionine sensor upstream of mTORC1 is translated as MSGLSHPYCTRPTNPVNQRNGSEMATEEHQRLASIVKSCHESLRQLTKEYGATAAWQEHTSPRNAKQLAEYAKAMKQLAAIWETNDGKVELQARSRIKWAIDYITKYFFTEGIYLQKRQREQRLLESYKAEGKLGDCTCRLMEEPPDRLHVLDVGSCFNPFSSAPHLEVTALDLCPATEDVLQADFLKVEVVPGIGEPELENGSVRRLPANHYECVIFSLLLEYMPSAEQRLQCCLQAYDLLLPEGILVLITPDSQHVGKNAHLMKNWRYSLARIGLLRVRFEKLPHISCMVFRKAISRELSQHWASIHREEGMCEEIRIPQDDS
- the LOC120444500 gene encoding transcription factor grauzone, which translates into the protein MTVCVLCLASSNAGYGLESAEGVRLNIRATINKHFSFSEVLTAGSDAEVCRECWDCVSSFEEFHQRVSCLHQQQSRDSKSEPIEFCGQTEEAINPLYSVELDALAEGFFAPSEVKVEANELEPLPKVELWEDPVKTETRTAPKRLGVPSEGSPHSKRRIKNELPMDSDSDAPLADFLNSDTKSCSISSAKNSETNKGRQLRRSTRRGRPPKAKPESPTSPKREVDSDDEFVGVHAVLGTEDSSSSSSESSGEDSDHSLPDIEPEERYAEIPKRKPVVKPKKYQKREKPLVPPVRLSREEIERRKLQQDEYDGIILEFFKKFPCAVCNLLVQNFADMRRHQRVSHNIESGFIECCGRKFHLRKTLAEHVLVHKNPEHFTCSQCGRVFQDSRSLEVHVQTHTSAEVKAEPKEKRVYQCEKCPKSFTTKAAIEYHHVSKHVPKSEFKYSCPECNKKIPTERKLKEHLRYMHDPESAIICDKCGKTLRSQTNLKKHHELEHSEEPRPKPDPVQCEICGTWLRHLSGLKQHMNTVHEPPGGEHRCHICNKTSTNSRALKRHIYHNHLCERKFKCGMCEKAFKRPQDLREHTSTHTGEVLYTCPNCPMTFFSNANMYKHRQRLHRAEWEADRKKPLPPNIMKISQGATTAMKKRQASGALFPQSSEQKQ
- the LOC120444288 gene encoding uncharacterized protein LOC120444288, which gives rise to MWRWGFFGQCAIASALHPTFPVNSEKFQKDQLQPTESSLPKSATPNPRGQSITYNPPSMEKIWKKVCEHHDVPEQVANEWFARIQQHLSSEDPARAYHNWEEMMRRKEPHLAGVANPNIVLAAFFQYYHFDGNRSCAEKNCEVFEEFCHDAVIEDDHAKSLVCNLLGRKTPENQLTWCHDDEANLLQDVDLVVLAASPEEYKHYTTLLRSEYANLDDATYKAMRMKVLETLLMIPSIYATGDYHDKYEELARTNIRNEISELKKQ